Sequence from the Paramisgurnus dabryanus chromosome 3, PD_genome_1.1, whole genome shotgun sequence genome:
gacgactccagGCCGGATCTGCACCGGATCCGTcccggagtcgtctgctgtctggatTCTAAAAGCGACAGACGTTTCAAGTTAAAAGCAAGCTAAAGGGTGAACAGAAATTGCCAACACGCTCTGCTGGATGTGGTAAGCTAGTAAAACTCTTTAATAGAGCAAGAATAGAATAGCACTATTCATGAAAATTGGCTTTCAAAATGGTTTAAATTTACAGTGTAAATCAGACAGAACCCCTCTAGATCTGCCAACCAGATTTATCTCCAATAAAGCAAAATTCACACAGTAGTACCAGTATTGACTTAAACAACCCTGCCTTGGTCATTCGAGGAAGCCAGCAGGCAAATGCACACACAGCCCACTTAATGCCAATgtacacacacaataaacatcTGTTAACATTCTTGCATGTAGCCCGTATTAACGTGTCTTTGATATTAGCTCAATGTACAAAGTTAAACTAGCTGAAGTCTTGTCGATTGCTGATGTAATTCATCGCTAAAGACATTTTTGCATATCTTGCCACTTTTCTGAAGGTAGTCACGCTTTCCCTCTGTACAATTTCTCTGCTGACCTGCCCCGGTCTGTTTTGTATAAGAGCAGTGTGTAGACGTGCACAATAAGAGCCAGGCAACCTCAAAGAAACATTTATAACCTCCTGACAGATGATTTCAACATattgatatatatatacagattACAGTGGGGTTAGTGCATgagttattatatatttatggttCTATTGTGTACGGATAAAACAACGCATAAAAATCTCATTCCATAGAGGGGGGAAGCTTGggtttgaaatgaaaatgatagCTTTTATAATACAATATCCTCATATATATATGTCTTCAAATACTATGCAATGCCTTAGTGATTTATTAATAATTCTCTCTTCTTTATTTCATCTGAAATGGTTCTGGTTGTCATCAATGGATACATAAAGGATGAAAGGCTCGTCCTAGCCAAACTGGTCTCTTGTTTACAAGACAACGGGTGAATGTAAATACTGCAACACGTTTTCTGCAAGTTAACAAGACGCATCAAAGCCACCGAACACAGGGCTACAACTATCTGATGTAGAATATTGAACATTCAATGCCAAATCACTGTTAGTGGACTGTGACAGTGTCTCTCAACGTTACACAACAAAAAGAAAGGGTTAAAGTAGATCAGGCATTAAACATAGACACAAGGGAAAGACATAGCAATCCGCATCGCTCACAAATCAACTTCCCTGCAGCTCCCTGTGTCCTCCGCTTCCAAAAACAACCAAAACCTCGAACCAAACAATCACTTaaagtttaataaataaataaatatgtgcaATTGTCAATAAATTAACCCACTATGATAAGTAAAAGCAAATAAATACGTAGCAatttcaaacataaataaagTCTGAGATCAAGAGCCTCCCGGGTCTTTCCGGATTGCCGTTTAGCCACGAGCCCTTCTTTTAAGAGGCCACTATATACATGAAGAGAGATCAGCTGTTTAAAGTAAGTGTTAATGTTTATGTTAATGTGTCTTACAGCTTTTTATCTTTAAAGCCTAGAGGATTTAGGGTGGGGTGGGATAGTGTCCACTTTGAAAACGGCAAATGTTGGATTTATCCTCACCTCATCAGTGCCAGGGGgaaagcttttgtttttgttcACCACACCTTTATGGGGCGAGAGATAAGCTGTGTGTTTGAAAACCCAGTGGTGTTTGTCATTGAGCTGAAACGTTTTCTGTACAATTTCTCAAAGAACAACAACAGCACAACTAATGCGCAGTATATTCAGATGTAAACACATTTACCTATTTAGTGTTTAAGTCAATTATTTGCCAAATCCAAAACTCCTTATTAGTTGAAACAGTATCTACacaatctataacacagcagaCTCAACAAAGATGGACTGAGCAGCATGATAAACTCCTGAGAGGACAAACGCAGGGTTGGTGGGTGGAGGTCTCGGTTAAAACAGGACAAATGGCTAATTTCTGTAAATTTCCCTGCATACCTGTATTTTACATACCCCATGGTTGAATGAGGTAGGCATCACGGATGAACAACTACAGTACCTGCCTGTAACACATAATAAGACGTGTTACGAATCTAAAAGCTGATGGATGGATATTGCTTAATGGGGAAGCATTGTAATAAGCTTGTGTGGGATGTTTGATGTCAATGCAATGCAAATCTTTGTAAACCGTATCCATGAGATGTATTTAAAAGCGAATGCACTCATTTACACTGGGCTAAAAGAGACGGTGTGCTCATAGTTTAATAGAAATGCCATGCTGTCCGCTGTTAAAATGATTTGGCCTGGTGACATATAAGCATCAGTCTGTGTGTCATCCACTGCATTATGGGATCACCCGGAGATCTCATCTTCATTTGAATCAGGATTAATATGGAAACCTGCACATTAGCCACTAATATCAATTGACATCAAAATGGAATTAAAAGAAAGCAGATGAATGAAAAAGCCGAGCTATCTCTATTGTACAAACCACAGTCCCTCTGAACcacagtaaaaatgtaaaagctGCTCTTTCCCTTCCGTTCCCGAAAAACTGGACTCGAAATACCTGAAAATATCTTTCCGCTGGACAAAAATGCATCCAGATCGTTCCTTTCAAAATAAACAGTACCTCTTGAGTCATACCGTACCTGGATTTCCATCTTATTGAAAGCGCCTGAAACCTCCATCGCGTACCGTAAATGTTTCACAGTAATCCTTATCatcaaaaataatacttaaaaaaataatatttaaacaaaGACGAAAGAGAAACGCATGACAATAAACAAGTAGCGTTGATGTGAATCTACATAGCTGTTCATCTCGaaagtttttgttttgataAGACACAGAGATGGAGGCAGCACCACGCGAGAGGAGCGCCGCTGGACAAAGCGAAGAGACCCTGTTGCAGTGGCTCCTTTAACTCACACGTTtcccttttatttattggttccCCTCTCTTTATCTTCAACAGCTAGCAGTAACCTTCTTCACTTTAAGATAAAACAGTATGATGAGACATGGAAGCCAGTCTCTCAGAGGGACATGTTTCATGTATGTGTTGGGGTTCATGTTATTGAATGAAAGATCAAGCTTCTGTCCCGCCGCGATTTGTACATTTTCGTTCTCGCTCATCATCAGTCAAGGCCCGCTTCGACCTTTCGTCACATTTCCTCTCTACGTCTTCCGCGTCGATCCCTTTTCACCCCTCCGGAAAAATTCTCTTTGTCAGTTCTCCCCGTGGGTCCAGGATGAAGTTGGGTATATCATCAGTCTTTAAGGAGGAAGTTTTGGTGATGTGGAGGGTGCCGGCGCACACGTGAAACTCTCGCTCTACTCGATGACCATGCAGCGCGGCAGATGCTGGGAGTAGTATTTGAAGAGTTCGGCTGTGGCGCCGGGGCAGTTGGTCAGTTCGAGCTCCTCCAGGTCCTGGAGCTGAATCAGGCCTGATAGGCCGGTGGTGGTCAGCAGAGGGCAGCCTGGGACAGAAATAAATGAGACGGTCAAATGCATATGCCAGTGGCCAACTCACTTCCTGTTTGTAATGATGTGTGGCATTATTTGCGTCATGGTCAGTGATTACCCACCAGGCGTATAGAAGTGTGaactatttaaagggatagttcacccaaaatcaTTTACCTTTACTCCTGTATAACCTGTATGGCTAATAATAATAGCTTTAATGATAGAGATGTGGGGGTAAATAACACAAAACGTTAAGGAACAATAGAAATGACAGCTACTGTTCAAACAGAGAAACTTGTGAATTAGACTTATATATAATAGcaatatgtgtttattaaagaaaaaagggaattttttttctctgttctACAGCGATGTATTTTTACTCTGACAGCATTATCGGTTTGAAGGATTAACTGAGCTTTATCCTTAATATGATTAAGCTGAGGTACAGAAACAATCTACTAAAAAACATACAGTGTACTTTGCCCATAGTACAACAATCCCAGCACTGTACTTTTAAAGTTTTACCTGCTAGAGAAAGAAGGCGAAGACTCCTCATGCCATAAAGATGCTGTAATCCGAAGTCCTGGACCTTAACACACATATGGTTGTTTATGAAAGGAATAATATACTACCTTTATGACCATATGAGACTAATATAAACTGCTGCTTACCTGACAGCACCAGCGCAGATAAAGACTTCTCAATGTGGACATGGTGGATAAATAACCCAGGCCTGTATCTGTGATCCTCACACATCTGAATACAGGACAATGAAGGAAAGGCGTGTTAGATTTTGTTTTCCGTTTTTTACTTGAGGCTTTGTATCAgcctttttacatttatgcatttggcagacccACTACTGTGGTCCACTTTTACAAGATATGCTGAgttattattagtattattatcattattattttaatttgtccTGTTCTGGTTCTGAACACAGTATATGAGCTATTAAAATACAACAGCAGTTAAACAATGGAAACATCTAATTTGTCCAAAAACCACACTATGCCATACACATTCCCTAAAGGTTATTTGTTTGGACAGTATAGTTTCATAAAGAACCTCTATTGTTTTTTGCACAAAAGATTCTTTATAGTAGAAAATGATTCTATCTACAGACtataaaaaggtaagaaagaaataattatttttaacaaGCTTTTGCTTAAAAGGTCCTCTGGATTATGATGTATTCTTACAAGAAAATAATGGGAACAGACAAGATTTGCTTCAAGtgaaaacacatttattaaaggaaaacagcaccgtttttcaatattttactatgttcgtacctcaacttagacaaattaatacatacatgtcttttttcaatgcgtacacttaatctttgtacagtgtgtcgtgaatgtgttagcatatagcctagccccattcattccttaggatccaaacagggatgaatttagaagccacctaacacttccatgttttccctatttaaagacgagtaagtatggtggcacaaaataaaacgtgcaAACTAAGTGCACTTCTGCCATACAacatagttctcatttttatcctttaaaaaaatcgCCACTTTTTgatttgtgccaccatacttagttgggtaactactcatgtaacagtctttaaatagggaaaacatttaagtgtttggtggcttataaattcatccctgtttggatcctaaggaatgaatggggctaggctaaatgctaacacattcacgatgcgctgtacaaagacgaagtgcacgcattgaataaagataggtatgaattaattagtctaagttgaggtaagaacatagtcaaatattgaaaaatggtggtgttttcctttaacacttGAACTTCATGGCCTGGATggtcaaaaaaatgtatttggtcTTTGGCCTGGACAAGTATTtcggtaaaaagcaaatacttcTGCGCCCATACTGATACTGGAGCAGTGGCCTGAAGCCCTCCGGCATCTCCTACAATGTAGCATTCTCCCCCAATGTGTGGAGACCTGGTATAATAACTATTTAATCTATATATAACCACCAATAATTAATAATCtggtttttaatatatattctTTATCTTGCTTTGTACTTTTAATGATCTTATAAtctattataatttataatacattttatttaactcATATCTTATCTAACTTTTACAGAATAATATAAATCACAAGAATGAATCACGCACTTACGTTCTCAAAAATGTTTCTGCATTACTACTTTAAACAATAGAATGTAAAGCAGCCAAGGTTACATGTATTCAATGTTTTACATGTTACAAATTTGCCCCGTGTTCcaatttgcataatatttgcCTTTGACACACTTTTTAGGGGTTGACAAATGATGACCTTAAGTGTTTATCACTGATGTACTGCGCCCCCCTTTGTGATCTCCCGTCATTTGAGAACCACTAAACTTCCATTGCCCCATATGACAGCTACTGTAGCGGCGACAAATAATATGAGATAACACTATGATGTAACTTATACACACGTTCTAAACACCCAAcataaaactttaaaacataaaactgAAGAACAATTACTTGGCTACTTGTACATATCTAAATTTACCACAATAACAAACATGATAAAACGCAACATTTGTCCACTTGATCATTTATGAAAAGGTGTTTGCGTTGTACTTTTAATGACATACAATAAATCAACTAGAGATACATGTGCAGTGGAAGTTAGCCTTAAACTTGGCTACAACTCAGATTTATCTCAATTCTGAAGACGATGCTGTCTGGTTGGCCAAAAGACTCCAGGTGCCGTACCAAAGATGTTTTATGGGGAAAGACAGCTGAGAGAAGCCTATGGTCTCACCTTACTCTAGTCCAGTAGTTggccgcaagatggtgccagggggccccagttttatgacattttataaaatagattaatttattatgaattctgtctgtgtaattaaacctaaaacaataaggctactaaccaaaagcactactttgtataatttaatgttttgtttaattaaaataagttaagttttagaactgttttttatcataaattttctttgggggggtgcgaaggaatgcaccgtacacaaggggggaaccaaaatgaaaaagtttgagaaccacttgatttatataaatatatttgctaTCAGCAAATTATTAGCCTTTAACCTGcataacaaaaatgtttttgtaaagaATCACCTTTAAAGTGTATTAACATGAAATGCACTGTTACATAGCGCCATCTAGACTAATGCAGAAAACCTTTCATTAAAACTTACTGTTCATTACATGTTGGTGGATTGTATGCTTTAATTCAAGTTataaaaaaatggcaaaaatagaaaagGACCTAATCAGCGCCATCAATTAACTATTAACAATTAGTCAACCAAAGTGCTTACACAATGAGTAAAGTCGTGCTGGCGTGCCACATGACTGGTGCAAGATGAGTTGTTGTagtttaaaggcgctctaagcgaattgaggcgttttagaccataaaacattttttgttacatacagcaaacatctcctcactatctgctcgctgcctgtccgctgatcaaaatgtaaaaaaacgcgatctctgtagacagcccaggcttcacaaacggaaataacaacacagtggccaaacctagcaccacaaaacaaaacaaagtgtcccagccaataaacgacaaaaaggatttgggggtgggggttgggcgcgttcatgaaagcacggaagggagggggagggggaggagttagctacgctctgtctgtttgaaaacaattcaaacgtcaacaaaaactaacgtctcgcagattcgcttagaacgcctttaaatgtgattattttgtatttttcttgtcaaaaatgaccattgttttgctagataaaacCCTTATGTCTCAGTTGGGAtgatttagagccctttgaagttgtgttgaaattgcaattttaaacagcatttaaactgtaaactgaTGAGGTCATCTAAAGttcactatatggagaaaaatcgtttttattaaaaaaagtatttcttctggactgaacaaagaaaaacatcaacattttgaatgacatgtgggtaagtaaatgattgtgatttcttttttatgaaagtggagtaaacctttaaaaccaaaacacttcaattttgatttcatggggactttaaaacCAGTCAGTCTCATATTTTGGTCCTTCACTACTTTTGACCAGAGAAGTATTTAAAGTGTTGCTCACTCACCGGTCCAGAACCAACTCCTCCAGCTTGTGCAGGTCGCAGGCGATGTACTCCAGGGCCATGTCAGTGATGCGTGGGCACCAGGACAGATCCAGGCTCCTGAGCTTCCTCAGATTCTCAGCGACCAGTTCTACACCATCATCTGTGATCTTCGAGCAACCCGACAGGCTAAGGGAGGTGAGGTTGGGCAGGCTGTGCACCATGTTGACCACGCCATGGTTGGTGATCTCCCAGCAGGAGTTCAAGCGCAACGTGTGGGTGGTGTAGCCCTGCTTGGCTGTAAAGTAGGCCATGGCTGTGTCTGTCACGTGGTAGGCCTGCAAGCTGAGCTCTGACAGGTTGGGAAGGAGCTGGGAAATGGCAGCGATGGCATCATCGGCTACGTTGATACAGTCGCTTACGCTGAGAGAAGTCAGCCGGGCGTTCAGGCTGGACCACAGGCCTGCTTCTGTGAAGTCATTGCAGCCGGAGAGTTCCAGGTGCATTAGCCCCTGCATCTGCTCCAGCATCACCTGAAATACCCGAGATGGAGGAGCAATATTACTACAGGCATGggtacaacacataaatagtaTGAAAAAATGCTTACTGATCCTATCTGTGTACAGTTAGAGATTACCTGGCTTTATTAAACCTGAAATCTTCTAATACACAGAGATACCGaatcaaatatatttaaattttactgtgtatatatttattttctacAGTATTTAAGGGTATAAATATGAAGAgctaaatataaatatatataaatatttagatgcaaaagccactaaatgccACCTCCCTCAAAGATTAGATAATGCAATTGATCAAATGCTCTCAGcacgtattatacgttcattaaatacttttgcTTTGCATGCGCCTAATgctggcctcaggccattcagaaattctgttttgttggcagaatccattaaaagCTACAAAAaatttcagcaaagtcctctaagtgcagaGATGAGCCTTTGTTACCACCTTTCCTGACGTAAAAAaacacatgacaacagtgtcgtggacaaatgcggatGTATCCGTTAGCGCCTGTCTGGACAAACGCTTGTTTATAGACTACGATTACTCTTTACCGTAAGCGTACGGGCAAACCAAAtgacccaagaagagtttgggACAAGACAAGAGAAAGAATAAGGAACAATATCggtgttgcattatctggatggagagagctttGCGACAACATTTAATTAGACAGAAATGCTGATcttgcttgtgttttacgcgacGGGTGAGTagttttgattcgtaacccttttttgctattatattgatcacagGATTAGTGTGTAGACTTTAATCAGTGCGTCTTCCCGCGGACGATATAATGCACATCAAGAGGTATTGTACTGCAATATAACATAACGCAAATGGTCATTTTCAGACACTTACTAATAGAGTAGAGTTTGGTACtgtatagtcttatcataattttacatcataacctcacaataagatttgtactgtcaatacattatgtgaaaaaccattgtagattgtaagtttgaacccttaattctgtgctgtgttaacacaacatcgaatttggactaatactgtaacatctatgaccTAGCTACATACATATAACCTTACTAatgatgtcatcaaacacaCTACCTTATCCGTCAACGTGATTGCTCGttcgcgtctgattgatggccatcagcgcggttgagttaaagactacaattcccataattccacgctgctttAAAGCGTCATTAATCTTCgtcttttgttattattattgttttggcgCCATCTAGTGGCGAATTCGACGTATTCCACCTTTAAGTTGCAAGAGCTTTTTTACCCGATATTGACCGAATGTTTGAGCCCTTTAACTTCATTCAAAAAGGACAGTGGAGATGTATGCATGTACTTAGATGGTTTTGCATTGAAAACAGTcacatttgttaaataccaataaaatgGCTAAAgtaacatttgtgaaaaaaaaaaaacatttcagttactgacttaactattatatttttattgtcattaaAGTGAAAGTACTAAacctgagctcttcatatatttaattattacacggctctctggaatgcttgattctgattggtcagttgagacatttgcaggttcattcctttcaaataataaccgctcctaAGTAATaccgcatagccggtactacttgtacgatttaaatcgctccgcgccaataaagattactgtttggcaccatcttgtgacaaacactggacaaccacaacattttgacattaattttaacatgtacggaaaaaaacaaaacatttaaacagtggataaaagaacgaacaacgacaagacacagagagcttactgagactgaacttgacaaaatagagcatgacagctacgaacccaacacacaaaaaaatacagaatgggcattaaaacttctcaaagactggctaaaagagaaaaaaatggagacaagtatgaagcagaggatcttaataaggtattacgatcattttatgcatctgtgcaaagtttcgcggaaggataaaaattttaatttaaaacaaatatgccaataaaatgtttcaaattcatattcatgtccagttttttttcttatgtggcaagtagcttcgcgtcgggtcctgatcacactgtcggggcttatttcccaataactaccggct
This genomic interval carries:
- the fbxl16 gene encoding F-box/LRR-repeat protein 16, with the translated sequence MLNMSTPSDLKSTCVTRNGMVKLPPQPNGLGSASITKGTPAAKNRLCQSSSVPTILPPPSLPYHLEPLPTAASLLGPDLDTSPVTAIKPPLRQFPKPLLERQLVLDEKVLNRLLWYFTTAEKCILAQVCKTWRKVLYQPKFWEGVTPILHAKELYAILPNGEKEFVSLQAFALRGFQAFCLVGVSDLDICEFIDNYPLSKKGVKSVSLKRSTITDAGLEVMLEQMQGLMHLELSGCNDFTEAGLWSSLNARLTSLSVSDCINVADDAIAAISQLLPNLSELSLQAYHVTDTAMAYFTAKQGYTTHTLRLNSCWEITNHGVVNMVHSLPNLTSLSLSGCSKITDDGVELVAENLRKLRSLDLSWCPRITDMALEYIACDLHKLEELVLDRCVRITDTGLGYLSTMSTLRSLYLRWCCQVQDFGLQHLYGMRSLRLLSLAGCPLLTTTGLSGLIQLQDLEELELTNCPGATAELFKYYSQHLPRCMVIE